A DNA window from Trichosurus vulpecula isolate mTriVul1 chromosome 2, mTriVul1.pri, whole genome shotgun sequence contains the following coding sequences:
- the LOC118840076 gene encoding olfactory receptor 51Q1-like translates to MSAIANTTEESFYFILTGIPGFETVHIWISIPFFCLYMISMIGNTTILAVIWTEPSLHQPMYMFLSMLTVTDLGLTLTTLPTVMRLLWFNARKISLEACFVQFFFLHGFSFMESSVLLAMAFDRYVAICRPLRYASILTDTVVRRIGMAIIIRCVVAVLPPLFLLKRLPFCHSHVLTHSYCLHQDMIRLVCGDTTINSWYGFGLVIVIYVLDPLLIVFSYALILFSVLHAASPTERLRAFNNCLSHILAVLVLYVPMIGLSMVHRFARHAPPLVHVVMANVYLLSPPVMNPIIYTVKTKQIRQSILHLLSQRKVY, encoded by the coding sequence ATGTCAGCTATCGCTAACACCACTGAagaatccttctatttcatcctTACGGGCATCCCAGGGTTTGAGACAGTGCACATCTGGATCTCTATCCCCTTCTTCTGCTTATACATGATTTCCATGATTGGCAACACCACGATCCTGGCTGTTATTTGGACAGAGCCCTCACTCCACCAGCCCATGTACATGTTTTTGTCTATGCTGACTGTAACTGACCTTGGTCTGACCCTCACTACACTGCCCACAGTCATGCGCCTCCTCTGGTTCAATGCCCGCAAGATCAGTTTGGAAGCCTGTTTTGTCCAGTTTTTCTTCCTCCATGGCTTCTCCTTCATGGAGTCTTCAGTTCTTCTGGCCATGGCCTTTGATCGCTATGTTGCCATCTGCCGCCCTCTCCGCTATGCCTCTATCCTCACAGACACAGTTGTCAGGAGAATTGGAATGGCCATCATTATCCGCTGCGTTGTGGCAGTCCTGCCCCCTCTCTTCCTGCTCAAGCGGCTGCCCTTTTGCCACTCCCACGTACTTACTCACTCCTATTGCCTCCACCAGGACATGATCCGCCTGGTCTGTGGTGACACCACAATCAACAGCTGGTATGGCTTTGGGCTGGTCATTGTCATCTACGTGCTTGACCCTCTCCTAATTGTTTTCTCGTATGCACTGATCCTGTTCAGTGTTTTACATGCTGCTTCCCCAACTGAGCGTCTTCGGGCCTTCAATAACTGTCTTTCCCACATTCTGGCTGTTCTTGTCCTCTATGTGCCTATGATAGGGCTGTCAATGGTCCATCGCTTTGCTCGGCATGCGCCCCCACTGGTCCATGTGGTGATGGCCAATGTCTATCTGCTGTCACCCCCTGTGATGAACCCCATCATCTACACTGTAAAGACCAAGCAGATCCGCCAGAGTAtccttcatcttctctctcaGAGAAAGGTGTATTAA